A genomic window from Syntrophus gentianae includes:
- a CDS encoding 50S ribosomal protein L25/general stress protein Ctc translates to MEARELKATLRENSGKGSAKRLRRKGLIPAVLYGPGTETLSLSVDASDLKTIRKGHEDNMFIKLLIDEAGKQVEKNSLIKEIQTEPLTGDVFHADFYAVRSDHKVTLEVPIHFTGQPVGIEKGGELQHLRREIKVSCLPAALPEFIPLDISGLDVGDSILIRDMHLPENISCVDSEDIAVVTVSALHAAKKEEAAEGAGEPAE, encoded by the coding sequence ATGGAAGCGCGTGAGTTAAAGGCCACCCTTCGTGAGAATTCCGGCAAGGGTTCAGCGAAAAGGTTACGGCGTAAAGGATTGATCCCAGCAGTTTTATATGGTCCCGGAACAGAGACCCTGTCATTGTCAGTAGACGCTTCCGATCTCAAGACGATAAGAAAAGGTCATGAAGATAACATGTTCATCAAACTTCTTATCGACGAAGCGGGAAAACAGGTTGAAAAAAATTCCCTGATCAAGGAAATCCAGACGGAACCCCTGACGGGCGATGTCTTTCACGCGGATTTCTACGCGGTCCGCAGCGATCATAAAGTGACGCTGGAGGTGCCGATCCATTTCACCGGTCAACCGGTGGGAATCGAAAAAGGTGGTGAGTTGCAGCATCTCCGCAGGGAAATCAAGGTTTCCTGCCTTCCCGCTGCGTTGCCGGAATTTATTCCTCTGGATATTTCAGGACTTGATGTGGGCGATTCCATTCTGATCCGTGATATGCATTTGCCGGAAAACATTTCATGTGTCGATTCGGAAGATATCGCAGTGGTTACGGTCAGTGCACTCCATGCCGCAAAGAAAGAAGAAGCAGCTGAAGGAGCAGGAGAGCCTGCCGAGTAG
- a CDS encoding ribose-phosphate pyrophosphokinase — protein MLERIKVFTGNATPDLATKICDSLVIPLGKANVTTFSDGETRVEINENVRGMDIFIIQSTCTPVNVTLMELLIMIDALKRASAGRITAVMPYYGYARQDRKVAPRAPISAKLVADLITAAGASRVLSLDLHAGQIQGFFNIPVDNLFATPVLLAYLKEHYQDNLVMVSPDAGGVERVRAFARRLDASIAIIDKRREGPNEAQVMNIVGSVEGKNVVILDDMIDTAGTVVQATKALRNAGANEVSVCCTHPVLSGPAMDRIENSEIREVIVTDTIPLHERAKASNRISVLSVAGLLSEAVRRIYYNDSVSSLFIP, from the coding sequence ATGCTCGAACGAATAAAGGTTTTTACAGGGAATGCAACCCCTGATCTGGCCACCAAGATTTGTGACAGTCTGGTGATTCCCTTGGGCAAGGCGAATGTCACCACCTTCAGTGACGGCGAAACAAGGGTGGAGATCAATGAAAATGTCCGGGGTATGGACATTTTTATTATTCAGTCCACCTGCACCCCTGTGAACGTTACGTTAATGGAGCTGCTGATCATGATCGACGCCCTGAAACGGGCATCTGCCGGCCGCATCACGGCAGTCATGCCCTATTACGGATATGCCCGGCAGGACAGAAAAGTCGCCCCCCGCGCGCCCATCTCGGCAAAGCTGGTGGCGGATTTGATTACCGCGGCAGGCGCAAGCCGCGTATTATCCCTTGATCTCCATGCTGGGCAGATTCAAGGCTTCTTCAACATCCCCGTCGATAACCTCTTTGCCACCCCCGTTCTTCTTGCCTATCTCAAAGAGCACTATCAGGACAATCTGGTGATGGTTTCCCCAGATGCCGGCGGTGTGGAGCGGGTCCGGGCCTTTGCTCGCCGTCTGGACGCCAGTATCGCCATCATTGACAAACGCAGGGAAGGTCCTAATGAAGCCCAGGTGATGAATATCGTCGGATCGGTTGAAGGGAAAAATGTGGTGATCCTTGATGATATGATCGACACGGCCGGAACGGTGGTGCAGGCCACGAAAGCCCTTCGCAATGCTGGGGCCAATGAAGTATCCGTATGCTGCACCCATCCCGTTCTTTCTGGACCGGCGATGGACAGAATAGAGAATTCCGAAATTCGAGAAGTCATCGTTACAGACACCATCCCCTTGCACGAAAGGGCGAAGGCAAGCAACCGGATCAGCGTTCTCTCTGTTGCGGGATTGCTCAGCGAAGCCGTTCGGAGAATTTATTACAACGATTCGGTAAGTTCACTTTTTATACCCTAA